The following coding sequences are from one Epinephelus fuscoguttatus linkage group LG7, E.fuscoguttatus.final_Chr_v1 window:
- the si:ch73-70k4.1 gene encoding uncharacterized protein si:ch73-70k4.1 isoform X2, which translates to MAEKYSRSKLKRNKSSVKGPEPEVCSRETLKRSHTASFSTEIRVTAETGRSVVPAAVWWNSEQLPAVESLWALTLKSGLPYLESQHWDLVPDLPHPFTERATALKLDDQQWCDLSEEVTPFPEPSPPSPELSSSQQEISVHTKPGTDPPERRLSCHSRQSHNDKKTSLQALPKRPRLPLHSWERPSAAAGPSKVKENEVRKGGEQEEESGPDNKLFLPNQMKVSDSRVSQQRESEKKKEEEVQRSVRGDGGAAGWGGLQSCPMCLMVFPVGFTQMDCDGHLAQCLLEVNVDMT; encoded by the exons ATGGCTGAAAAATATTCCAGGTCTAAACTTAAGCGAAATAAATCGTCTGTCAAAGGCCCCGAGCCAGAAGTGTGTTCCAGGGAAACGCTGAAGAGGAGTCACACAGCATCGTTCTCCACTGAGATCAGGGTGACAGCAGAGACCGGGAG GTCAGTGGTGCCTGCAGCGGTATGGTGGAACAGTgagcagctgcctgctgtggaGAGTCTGTGGGCTTTGACATTGAAGTCTGGTCTGCCTTATCTGGAGAGTCAGCACTGGGACCTGGTTCCTGATCTTCCACATCCATTTACAGAG AGAGCCACAGCACTAAAGTTAGATGACCAGCAGTGGTGTGACCTCAGTGAAGAGGTTACTCCCTTCCCTGAACCCTCCCCACCTTCTCCAGAACTTAGCTCCTCCCAGCAGGAGATCTCCGTGCACACCAAACCTGGAACAGACCCACCTGAAAGACGGCTGTCCTGTCACAGCAGACAAAGTCATAATGACAAGAAAACATCCCTCCAAGCCCTCCCCAAAAGACCAAGGCTGCCTCTCCACAGCTGGGAGAGGCCATCAGCAGCAGCCGGACCCTCAAAAGTTAAGGAAAATGAGgtgaggaaaggaggagagcaaGAAGAAGAGAGTGGACCTGACAACAAACTGTTTCTCCCAAACCAGATGAAGGTCTCGGACAGCCGAGTTTCTCAGCAGAGGGAgagtgaaaagaaaaaggaagaggaggtgcagagaagtgtcagaggagatggaggagcagcaggatgGGGAGGGTTGCAGAGCTGCCCCATGTGCCTGATGGTGTTCCCTGTTGG
- the si:ch73-70k4.1 gene encoding uncharacterized protein si:ch73-70k4.1 isoform X1, protein MAEKYSRSKLKRNKSSVKGPEPEVCSRETLKRSHTASFSTEIRVTAETGRSVVPAAVWWNSEQLPAVESLWALTLKSGLPYLESQHWDLVPDLPHPFTERATALKLDDQQWCDLSEEVTPFPEPSPPSPELSSSQQEISVHTKPGTDPPERRLSCHSRQSHNDKKTSLQALPKRPRLPLHSWERPSAAAGPSKVKENEVRKGGEQEEESGPDNKLFLPNQMKVSDSRVSQQRESEKKKEEEVQRSVRGDGGAAGWGGLQSCPMCLMVFPVGFTQMDCDGHLAQCLLEVNVDMTW, encoded by the exons ATGGCTGAAAAATATTCCAGGTCTAAACTTAAGCGAAATAAATCGTCTGTCAAAGGCCCCGAGCCAGAAGTGTGTTCCAGGGAAACGCTGAAGAGGAGTCACACAGCATCGTTCTCCACTGAGATCAGGGTGACAGCAGAGACCGGGAG GTCAGTGGTGCCTGCAGCGGTATGGTGGAACAGTgagcagctgcctgctgtggaGAGTCTGTGGGCTTTGACATTGAAGTCTGGTCTGCCTTATCTGGAGAGTCAGCACTGGGACCTGGTTCCTGATCTTCCACATCCATTTACAGAG AGAGCCACAGCACTAAAGTTAGATGACCAGCAGTGGTGTGACCTCAGTGAAGAGGTTACTCCCTTCCCTGAACCCTCCCCACCTTCTCCAGAACTTAGCTCCTCCCAGCAGGAGATCTCCGTGCACACCAAACCTGGAACAGACCCACCTGAAAGACGGCTGTCCTGTCACAGCAGACAAAGTCATAATGACAAGAAAACATCCCTCCAAGCCCTCCCCAAAAGACCAAGGCTGCCTCTCCACAGCTGGGAGAGGCCATCAGCAGCAGCCGGACCCTCAAAAGTTAAGGAAAATGAGgtgaggaaaggaggagagcaaGAAGAAGAGAGTGGACCTGACAACAAACTGTTTCTCCCAAACCAGATGAAGGTCTCGGACAGCCGAGTTTCTCAGCAGAGGGAgagtgaaaagaaaaaggaagaggaggtgcagagaagtgtcagaggagatggaggagcagcaggatgGGGAGGGTTGCAGAGCTGCCCCATGTGCCTGATGGTGTTCCCTGTTGG